From a single Serratia surfactantfaciens genomic region:
- a CDS encoding HD domain-containing protein translates to MSSAVPALDFGSMTQVIQFLMEIDKLKGVQRRTKVLGTQRQENSAEHSWHFAIAAMSLAPYAGDDVDIQRVIQMALLHDIVEIDAGDVLVYDLAARAAIHDQEVAAARRLFGMLPEAQREYFTALWQEYEDGESADARFALLLDRTMPMLMNLHNEGQSWVENGISLEQVLARNASIADVHPELWHHMEQHLRDAQRKGWLK, encoded by the coding sequence ATGTCATCCGCTGTACCCGCGTTAGATTTCGGTTCAATGACCCAGGTCATCCAGTTCCTGATGGAAATCGATAAGTTGAAAGGCGTACAACGCCGCACCAAGGTACTGGGCACCCAGCGCCAGGAAAACTCCGCCGAACACAGCTGGCATTTCGCCATCGCCGCCATGAGTCTGGCGCCCTACGCCGGTGATGACGTAGACATTCAGCGCGTGATCCAGATGGCGCTGCTGCATGACATCGTGGAAATCGACGCCGGCGACGTGCTGGTCTACGATCTGGCGGCCCGCGCGGCGATCCACGATCAGGAAGTGGCGGCGGCGCGCCGTCTGTTCGGCATGTTGCCGGAGGCTCAGCGCGAGTATTTCACCGCTTTATGGCAGGAATATGAAGACGGCGAAAGCGCCGATGCACGCTTTGCCTTACTGCTGGATCGCACCATGCCGATGCTGATGAACCTGCACAACGAAGGCCAGAGCTGGGTAGAAAACGGCATCAGCCTGGAGCAGGTGCTGGCGCGCAATGCATCGATCGCTGACGTACACCCCGAGCTGTGGCACCACATGGAGCAACATCTACGGGATGCGCAGCGCAAAGGCTGGTTGAAGTAA